The Oceanispirochaeta sp. M1 genomic interval ATGATCCCTCATTCGGTCCAGCCGTGATGATCGGTGCAGGAGGTGTTATGACCGAGCTCTATAAGGATGTCTCTTTCTGCCTCGCTCCCTGTACACTTAAGGATGCAGAACATATTATTTCAGAGCTCACCATAGCACCGGTTCTTTCCGGTTTTCGTGGAAGCAATATGGACCGGGAATCTTTGAAAGATATAATTGTTAAATTTTCAGATCTTGCTTCTGCGGCAGCAGAGGACGGTGCACAACTGGATATCAACCCGATTGTGTGGAATGGAGAGGACTGGAAAGTTCTTGATGCCAAATGTGTTTTTGTTTAAACTATTCTATTATAGTTAATTACTCTTCTTTTCAATAATCAGTTGACAATTTTCCCATTCACTGTAATTATTAAATTCAATGAATGAATTAAAGAAGAGACCCTCTTGAGGGGAATCTCTATCTGGAAATTCGTAATCTTAAGACCCTAGGGTCTTATCAAACTGTCATCGACACTCTCAGGGTGTCGATAGATTTTAAGGAGAATCTCAATGATCAAATCACTGTCAAAAGCTGTTCTTTTAACAGCAGTTTTTTTGCTTGCTTTCGGAACTTCTGTTTTTGCTTCAGGAGCTCAGGAAACCGCGGATGAAGGTATTGTACTTTCAACTTATCTGCAGATCGATCCTGCCAACCCACAGCAGGCTGGGTATGTAGAAATGCAGGCCGCCTTTGAAGCAAGCAGACCCGATATCACCTTCCAGCATGAATATGCAACAGGTGAAGCCTTTCACCAGAAATTTCAGGCTATGGTTGCTTCCCGTGAACTACCCGATGTTTTCACCACATATATCGGAAAGAGAACAGCCTATGTAACCGAGACAGGAAATGCAATGGATCTGAATGAGTATCTGACTGATGATTTTAAAAATCAGTTCAGTGCCGCTACCTGGGAAGCACAGGGCCCCAATGGTGAGATCTATACAATTGCTCCTTCAATGGCAGTTTGTCACTCAATGTATGTGAACACAACTCTCCTTGACGAACTCGGACTGGATATACCTGAAACTTATGAAGAACTTCTAGCTCAGGTAGAACCAATCCGTGCAGCCGGTTACTACCCCGTTTCCATGGGTAACAAAGATCAGTGGGTCGTAAACTCCTGGCTCTTAAGTGCCTTTGTAGACAGAATGGGCGGAAAAGAGTGGTTCAGCAAAGCCATGGTTGGTGATGCAAGTTTCACAGAACCTCCCTTTGTAAAATCTCTTGGATTTGTCAGCGAAATGGTAGAGAAAAATGTTTTCTCCCCCGGTGTTAACCAGATGTCCAACACCGAAGCGGACCAGGAATTCTATCAGCAGAAATCTGTATACCTGATTGATGCCGGATGGAGAACTTCCGCAATGGTTACATCTCTTCCTCAGGAACAGCAGGATGCTATCGAAATGATCGTATTCCCCGCACTCCCCGGAGAAGTATCACCCAATTCAAGTGCAGCTGTACTGTCTGAAGGTTTCGGTATCAACTCTAAACTTTCCGGTACTCCAGAAGGTCAGGCAGCCTTTGACTTTATCGCTTACTACACCGGTAAAGAGGGTTCTGAAATCAGACTGAGCACCGGCGAAATTCCCACATTCAAACTGGATTACTCCGGTATGGATCTGCCCGGTCTTCAGATGAAATACGCCCAGTTCCAGCAGGATCATCCCATGGGTTATGTTATTGATTCCAAAATGGACGGAGAGGGCATGGGTCTTCTTAATCCTGATATTCAGGCCATGATGTTCGGTAATATTACTCCCGCTGAAGTTGCAGAACGCTACGAAGCATGGGTTGTAGAAAACGATTCTAACCGAATGAAATAAGGGTATTGAGATAATGGTAGAAAGTTCCTATAAAAGATTCAGTTACTATTTGTTACTATTACCGGCTTTGATTCTCTATCTTTCTATCATTCTCTTTCCTATCGGAATGAGCTCGGTTCTTTCACTGACAAAGTGGAAGAACTTCCAGATGGTGGGATTCATAGGATTGGGGAATTATGTAAAATTGTTTGCCGATCCCGGATTCCTCCGGGCTCTATGGAACAATGTCCAGATCATGCTGATCTCCGTTTTGGGGCAGATTCCCCTGGGCATTATTCTGGCTTATGTCCTTTACAGAAAATTCGTAAAGGGTTTTAAGTTTTATGAGATGATGATCTTTATGCCCATCACCATTTCATCGGTTGTGGTTGCCCTATTGTGGAACCGCATTTTTTCTCCTGTAGGTATTTACACCTACTTTGTGAAATGGCTGACAGGAAATCCGGACTATGTCATGAGGATTTCCGAGAGTCCCTATTTTGCCATGGTTCCCCTCCTTTTTGTTCTTCTGTGGATGCACACAAGCCTCTATATGGTCATGTTTCTGGCCAATATGCAGCGTATTCCGAAGTCATCACTGGAGGCGGCGAAAATGGATGGTGCCAGCGAGTCTGTAATTCTCTGGCGAATTGTTCTTCCTGCTCTAGCCAATGTTATTTTCACAAGTTCAATCTTTGCTATTTCAGGAAGTCTGAAGAGCTTTGACCTTGTCTTTGCCATGACAGGAGGAGGTCCGGTGGATTATACAAATGTGATGTCCATCTACCTCTACAAACATACTTTTACCTACAACAATTACGGATATGGTTCTGCTGTTTCTCTGGTAATTGTAATTCTCAGTGTCGGACTTATAAGTCTGGGCCGTGCCTTATACGGTCAATTTCAAAAGAAATTTGATTAGGAGCCTGAAGTAATGGATACACTTAATGAAATCCCCAGGGGATGGAAAATCTTTGCTCAGGTTTTTCTGATTCTCTTTACAATGATGACCCTTCTTCCTCTTGTCTGGATGCTTTATTCATCCTTCAAGCTACAGGGAGAAATAATGCTCTACCCCATGTCTCTACCAAAAGAGCCTACAGTGCAGAATTATCTGAAGGCCTGGAACATAGGACATATGGGTAGCTCTTTTATCAACTCTGTCATCTATGCCGGCATCTCAACGGCACTGACAGTCTTTCTGGCTGTTGCGGCCTCTTTTTCCCTGACAAAGTTCGGGTATAAAAGTTCGAAAGTTTATTTTTCCATCTTTACTCTGGGGCTGTTGGTTACTGTCAATTCTGTTATAGCACCCCTTTTTATTATGGAGACAAGAATCGGTCTGTATAATACCAGGATCGGGGTTATACTTCCCTACATTACCTTCGGACTGCCTATGGCTATTCTGCTGGCCAGTTCTTATATCAAGGGGATTCCCGATTCACTGATCGAGGCGGCCATTATCGACGGGGCCAACTATCTTCAGATATTCTGGCGCATCATACTTGTACTTTCTACACCCGTAGTAGCCACCATTGCCATTCTCTCTTTTTTGAGAAACTGGAATGAGTTTGTATTAGTCTTTATTCTGACATCCGGTGATCATATGAGGAGCCTTCCGGTTTCCATCAATTCCTTTGCCGGACGTCTTAATCAGGATTACGGAATGCAGTTTGCCGCTCTGACAATCGGCACTCTTCCCATGATTATGTTCTATATCGGAGCACACAATATGATAATTAAAGGTTTCGGCGAGGGAGCCCTTAAGGAGTAATTTATGAATTATAAACTTGAAGTCTGTCTTGACTCAGCAGAATCTGCTGTCATTGCAGATAAGGCGGGAGCCGATAGAGTCGAACTGTGTGAAAACCTTTTCGGCGGGGGTACTACACCCAGTGCAGGAACCATAAAGATAACAAGAGAAGCTGTAGGACTGGGACTCCATGTCATAATCCGTCCCCGTTCCGGTGATTTCTGTTATACGGATACAGAGTTTAAGGTAATGCTTGAAGATGTCAGATACTGCCGTGAACAGGGCGTTGACGGTGTGGTTATCGGTGTCCTTAATGAAGACGGAACTGTCGATAAAGAGCGGAATGCCGCCCTTATCAAAGAAGCCGGAACCATGAGTATCACCTTTCATCGTGCCTTTGATGTAACATCAGATCCTTACCAGGCACTGGAAGATATTATCGAGCTGGGATGTCACCGTATTCTTACCTCAGGGCAGGAAGCTTCAGTTCTTGAGGGATCCGACCTTATTCGTGATATAATAAAAAAAGCCGGTGAGCGTATCATCATTATGCCCGGCGGTGATATCACAGAACGAAAATTGCAGAAAGTCATAAAAGAGACGGGCGCCTCAGAATTTCATATCTATCTGGATATGGAAAAAGAGAGTGTAATGAAACATTGCCCGGATTATGTTTATATGGGCGGTCTCCTCAGAAAACCTGAGTTTATGAACAGTTACAGCAGCTCTTCCCGCATCGCTACTGTTCTCTCAACCCTGCATAAATAATAAGACTTAGGCAGTAACAGGAGAATCCTTTGAAGATCGTCGGGAACAGCCTTTTCCAGAAAGCAGCAAATTCGGCACTTATTCTGAATTATCTGCGGACCCATACTTCATGTTCAAGGCAACAGATGGCAGAGAAGCTTGGTCTTCAGCCTTCAACGGTCAGCTACATTGTTAATCGCCTTATAAAGGCGAAACTGGTTGAAGAGATAAAGGCTCCTGTTCCTAAGACAAAGGGGAGCGGGAGAAGGCCTATACAGGTTCAGCTGATTCCAGAATTCGGTTATGTTATCGGCCTGGACCTCCAGGTCGACTATTACTGTACCGTCGTCTGTGATGTTTCAGGGCGGGTTTTGAAATCCAGTAAAAAAGAGTATATTAGCGGAAAGCATGATTTTAAGAGTCTGCTTATTCAGTCCGTTGAGGATGTCCGGAAAACTCTTGATCCCCATATCCCGGTTCTGGGAATGGGGCTGGCTATTCCGGGTGTTGTCAACAGGCAGACATCCTTTGTGAAGGACAGCTGGACTCATAATTTGAAGAACAGCAGTCTGCTGGAGTTTCTGGATGAGACTTTTCCCTTTCCCGTTGTTATAGAAAATGATGCCAACTGCTGTGCACAGAATATTCTATGGAATCATCCGGACAATGAGTCGGATTCATTCATCTATCTTCTTTCCCGTTTTCATCAGAGAAATATGGTTCCTGAGAATCTTCCTTCAATAGGTGTCGGTCTTGGACTGGTACTGAATGGAGAACTCTATAATGGTGTCTCAGATGAAGCCGGAGAGTATCAGAGTATTCTGTATACAAAGGAGCGTCAGCTGAAATGGCAGCTCTCTCTTTCGGAAGAAGAGATGGACCGTGCACTTGTAGACAGTGATGTTCAGAAAGATATTCTGGAAGAGCTGATGGGGAATATGACTCTGATTCTCAAAATCCTGAATCCAAGGGCTTTGTATATTGGAGGAGATCTTGCCAGCAACAGTGAAGAAATCTGGAATATCCTCCGAAGCGAATTTAGTGAAAATCTATATGCTCTTGAGAAAAAGAACTGTACTATGAAGGTCGTGAATGATGGGGTTTATGATCCTGCCAGGGGTGCTGCAGCCTGCATGCTCAGTGAACTCTATGCCATACCTCAGGTCGGAAACGGCCAGCAGGACAAGAAAAAATGGAATACACTTTTAAGCAATGTAGTTGAAGTAAACCCTTAAGCCTTTCAGCCATAAAGGGTAAAACATCAGAGTGATAGTATTCACTTTAGCAGAATAGAAGGAAATCAGAATGAAACGAATTTTAACAGCCAGCCTGCACCATGAGTCCAACACCTTTAATCCGATAATTACAGGACGGGAAGATTTTTCCATTCAATACGGATCGGAACTTTTCTCAGTCCTCAATGATGATGACAG includes:
- a CDS encoding carbohydrate ABC transporter permease → MVESSYKRFSYYLLLLPALILYLSIILFPIGMSSVLSLTKWKNFQMVGFIGLGNYVKLFADPGFLRALWNNVQIMLISVLGQIPLGIILAYVLYRKFVKGFKFYEMMIFMPITISSVVVALLWNRIFSPVGIYTYFVKWLTGNPDYVMRISESPYFAMVPLLFVLLWMHTSLYMVMFLANMQRIPKSSLEAAKMDGASESVILWRIVLPALANVIFTSSIFAISGSLKSFDLVFAMTGGGPVDYTNVMSIYLYKHTFTYNNYGYGSAVSLVIVILSVGLISLGRALYGQFQKKFD
- a CDS encoding ABC transporter substrate-binding protein, with product MIKSLSKAVLLTAVFLLAFGTSVFASGAQETADEGIVLSTYLQIDPANPQQAGYVEMQAAFEASRPDITFQHEYATGEAFHQKFQAMVASRELPDVFTTYIGKRTAYVTETGNAMDLNEYLTDDFKNQFSAATWEAQGPNGEIYTIAPSMAVCHSMYVNTTLLDELGLDIPETYEELLAQVEPIRAAGYYPVSMGNKDQWVVNSWLLSAFVDRMGGKEWFSKAMVGDASFTEPPFVKSLGFVSEMVEKNVFSPGVNQMSNTEADQEFYQQKSVYLIDAGWRTSAMVTSLPQEQQDAIEMIVFPALPGEVSPNSSAAVLSEGFGINSKLSGTPEGQAAFDFIAYYTGKEGSEIRLSTGEIPTFKLDYSGMDLPGLQMKYAQFQQDHPMGYVIDSKMDGEGMGLLNPDIQAMMFGNITPAEVAERYEAWVVENDSNRMK
- a CDS encoding ROK family transcriptional regulator, giving the protein MKIVGNSLFQKAANSALILNYLRTHTSCSRQQMAEKLGLQPSTVSYIVNRLIKAKLVEEIKAPVPKTKGSGRRPIQVQLIPEFGYVIGLDLQVDYYCTVVCDVSGRVLKSSKKEYISGKHDFKSLLIQSVEDVRKTLDPHIPVLGMGLAIPGVVNRQTSFVKDSWTHNLKNSSLLEFLDETFPFPVVIENDANCCAQNILWNHPDNESDSFIYLLSRFHQRNMVPENLPSIGVGLGLVLNGELYNGVSDEAGEYQSILYTKERQLKWQLSLSEEEMDRALVDSDVQKDILEELMGNMTLILKILNPRALYIGGDLASNSEEIWNILRSEFSENLYALEKKNCTMKVVNDGVYDPARGAAACMLSELYAIPQVGNGQQDKKKWNTLLSNVVEVNP
- a CDS encoding copper homeostasis protein CutC encodes the protein MNYKLEVCLDSAESAVIADKAGADRVELCENLFGGGTTPSAGTIKITREAVGLGLHVIIRPRSGDFCYTDTEFKVMLEDVRYCREQGVDGVVIGVLNEDGTVDKERNAALIKEAGTMSITFHRAFDVTSDPYQALEDIIELGCHRILTSGQEASVLEGSDLIRDIIKKAGERIIIMPGGDITERKLQKVIKETGASEFHIYLDMEKESVMKHCPDYVYMGGLLRKPEFMNSYSSSSRIATVLSTLHK
- a CDS encoding carbohydrate ABC transporter permease, which codes for MDTLNEIPRGWKIFAQVFLILFTMMTLLPLVWMLYSSFKLQGEIMLYPMSLPKEPTVQNYLKAWNIGHMGSSFINSVIYAGISTALTVFLAVAASFSLTKFGYKSSKVYFSIFTLGLLVTVNSVIAPLFIMETRIGLYNTRIGVILPYITFGLPMAILLASSYIKGIPDSLIEAAIIDGANYLQIFWRIILVLSTPVVATIAILSFLRNWNEFVLVFILTSGDHMRSLPVSINSFAGRLNQDYGMQFAALTIGTLPMIMFYIGAHNMIIKGFGEGALKE